The Candidatus Cloacimonadota bacterium DNA segment ATACAAGATTTAATCGAAAGATTGCAAAAGTGAGAAAACATTCCTGATGATTATAAATACAAACTATTCCCGGCAAAGCAAAAGGAATATAAGTTGGTTTATGGTGGAAAAATGCGAAAGGGAGATGGTTTAGCTAATGAAGATGGCGTTTTTCCTGTTCAGTTACAAGCAGAAAAAATAATTGAGGTGCTATGTCACTAAAAGTAGTCTTAGGAGCTTTGTGGGGTGATGAGGGGAAAGCTAAAATCATTGATTATCTTGCAGAAGATGCAGATGTAATCGTGCGTTTTCAGGGAGGTTGCAACGCCGGTCATACGGTAATCAATCAAGGAAGAAAAACAGTTTTGCACATTATTCCGGTCGGTATTTTGCACAAAGATGTCCAATGTATTATTGGCAATGGTGTTGTGATTGATCCTTTGCAGATGCTTGAGGAAATTTCCGATCTGGAAGAGCAAGGCATTTCTTTGGCAGGGAGATTGTTCATCAGTTCACAAGCTCATATCACTTTACCGATTCATATTTTTTTGGATGAATGGAATGAGGAGAAAAGTGGGAAAAAATCTATCGGAACGACAAAACGCGGAATAGGTCCTACGTATTCGGATAAATATTCACGGTTGGGGATTCGTTTCGGAGATCTACAGTATCCAAAATTATTAAGCGACAGGATTGATAATCTTATTCATCATAAAAAGGAATTATTGCACAAATGGCTTTCACAAAACGATATTGAAGAAATGAGGCAAAGACTTTTGGCTGCCGCTGATAAATTAAAACAGTATATCTCAGATACCCCATTTTTGATAAATGAACTTCTTGATGAAGGAAAAAAAGTAATGCTGGAAGGAGCTCAGGGAACCTTACTTGACATTGATTTTGGTAGTTACCCGTATGTAACTTCATCCAATCCATCTGTGGGTGGAGCAATTGTCGGAACCGGGATAAATCCCCACAGAGTGGATACGATTGTTGGAATAATGAAAGCGTATTTTACACGAGTCGGCAAGGGACCTTTTCCCACTGAATTGAAAGATGAGACGGGTGAATTAATTCGCAAACAAGGTGCTGAGTTTGGAGCGACAACCGGAAGACCGCGCCGCTGCGGTTGGTTTGATGTTCCGGCTGCAAAATTTTCAGTGCTGATAAACGGTTTTGACGAAATTGC contains these protein-coding regions:
- a CDS encoding adenylosuccinate synthase, which gives rise to MSLKVVLGALWGDEGKAKIIDYLAEDADVIVRFQGGCNAGHTVINQGRKTVLHIIPVGILHKDVQCIIGNGVVIDPLQMLEEISDLEEQGISLAGRLFISSQAHITLPIHIFLDEWNEEKSGKKSIGTTKRGIGPTYSDKYSRLGIRFGDLQYPKLLSDRIDNLIHHKKELLHKWLSQNDIEEMRQRLLAAADKLKQYISDTPFLINELLDEGKKVMLEGAQGTLLDIDFGSYPYVTSSNPSVGGAIVGTGINPHRVDTIVGIMKAYFTRVGKGPFPTELKDETGELIRKQGAEFGATTGRPRRCGWFDVPAAKFSVLINGFDEIALTKTDVFSGMGKIKICTHYEYLGKKIAKFPLDQFVFEKLVPQYISLPGWEQDISDITDFDRLPENTRLFILKLEELISTKISIVSVGPDRKQTIFRN